A portion of the Gossypium arboreum isolate Shixiya-1 chromosome 8, ASM2569848v2, whole genome shotgun sequence genome contains these proteins:
- the LOC108469089 gene encoding ankyrin repeat-containing protein BDA1-like: MDIHMRKAALEGDVEKLYKIIDRNPNVLDNFDKYPVVETPLHVAASEGHTSFAIEIMRLKPCFSQKLDSRGMSPMHLALENNRISTVLRLLETENGADLVRNKGKDGITPLLHVVKQGDLRLLDKFLSACPTSIVDITNQGETALHIAVKTGNIEVLDYLLAYLQRSWKREALNQEERVLNWKDENGCTVLHTAVELNQLQMVTSLLKTNINVNAENLKDLTVLDMVNKSEPVNTQMKGLLIQARALEFHSIQIKGTTDSMNQPSTKSKVSCFGNVIGLLKGQKASISTESRDALLVAGALIATTTFQAILSPPGGLGQGEDNEGKVVMKAWVYMIFIILNGTSFCVTVITIFLLLPHGFFGWLLTVSLGLLSAGYLFSSMVISPNLECALFNLGLFILFVVLLVVGILLSSKRQRFISIRKLCKCSK; this comes from the exons ATGGATATACATATGAGGAAAGCTGCTTTGGAAGGAGATGTTGAGAAGTTATATAAAATCATAGATAGAAATCCTAACGTATTGGATAATTTTGATAAATATCCCGTCGTTGAAACTCCTTTGCACGTTGCTGCAAGTGAGGGACATACCAGTTTTGCTATAGAGATCATGAGGCTGAAGCCATGTTTCTCCCAGAAGCTAGATAGCAGAGGGATGAGCCCCATGCACCTTGCCTTGGAAAACAACCGGATCTCGACTGTGCTTCGTCTCCTGGAGACGGAGAATGGGGCAGACCTCGTCCGCAACAAGGGCAAAGACGGTATTACTCCTTTGCTTCATGTGGTGAAACAGGGAGATCTCCGTCTCTTGGATAAATTTCTCTCGGCTTGCCCCACTTCCATCGTTGATATCACCAACCAGGGTGAAACTGCATTGCACATCGCTGTGAAAACCGGCAACATCGAAGTTTTAGATTATTTATTAGCATATCTTCAAAGGTCTTGGAAAAGAGAGGCCCTGAACCAGGAGGAAAGAGTCCTCAATTGGAAGGACGAAAACGGTTGCACCGTATTGCATACTGCAGTGGAATTGAATCAATTACAG ATGGTGACCTCGTTACTAAAGACTAACATCAATGTGAATGCGGAAAACCTGAAAGATTTAACAGTTCTGGACATGGTTAACAAATCAGAACCAGTTAATACACAGATGAAAGGCCTCTTGATTCAAGCAAGAGCTCTAGAATTTCACTCGATTCAGATCAAGGGTACTACAGATTCCATGAATCAACCAAGTACCAAATCAAAGGTTAGCTGTTTCGGAAACGTGATAGGATTATTGAAAGGGCAGAAAGCAAGTATCTCAACGGAATCAAGGGATGCATTGCTTGTGGCAGGTGCACTGATAGCAACAACCACATTCCAAGCGATTCTGAGCCCGCCAGGAGGGCTTGGTCAGGGTGAGGACAATGAAGGGAAGGTGGTGATGAAAGCTTGGGTATACATGATATTCATAATCTTGAATGGTACTTCGTTTTGTGTGACAGTCATAACCATATTTCTTCTTCTCCCACACGGCTTCTTTGGTTGGCTATTGACGGTATCCTTAGGTCTGCTGTCTGCTGGTTACCTGTTCAGCTCAATGGTCATATCGCCAAACCTGGAATGTGCTTTGTTTAATTTGGGTTTATTCATACTGTTTGTAGTGTTACTAGTTGTGGGTATTCTGCTTTCATCAAAGCGTCAACGGTTCATCTCCATCAGAAAACTCTGCAAATGCAGCAAGTAG
- the LOC108469488 gene encoding nardilysin-like has protein sequence MGMRMKKMKKTKKKKKTKTKMKPTPTMRKRRLLRLKRSQAAAAMCVGFGSFSGPPEAQGLAHFLEHMLFIGSIEFPDENEYDSYLSKHGGSSNA, from the exons ATGGGGATGAggatgaagaagatgaagaagacgaagaagaagaagaagacgaaGACGAAGATGAAGCCGACGCCGACAATGAGAAAGAGAAGATTGCTCAGACTAAAAAG GTCGCAGGCAGCGGCAGCAATGTGTGTAGGATTTGGCAGCTTCTCTGGCCCTCCTGAGGCGCAGGGTCTTGCTCATTTTCTAG AACACATGCTATTCATTGGTAGTATTGAATTTCCCGATGAAAACGAG TATGATAGTTACTTATCCAAACATGGAGGCTCATCAAATGCATAA